A region of Paralichthys olivaceus isolate ysfri-2021 chromosome 24, ASM2471397v2, whole genome shotgun sequence DNA encodes the following proteins:
- the LOC109639745 gene encoding metalloreductase STEAP3 gives MPDDMARPLVRGRGEGGASRNLEALMPEPGALVIGILGTGDFSRSLARRLVASGYHVVVGSRNPKRSLPLFPEDAEVTSQMEAATQADLIFMAVFPEHHSTLLQLKPALAGKTLVDVSNGLHLNRDGPSNANQLADLFPESFVVKGFNTISAWTLQVGPRDGSRQIFLCSDNPNAKNSVMQLCRRMGFVPVDMGFLSSSLEIENLPFYLFPSWHIPVICTLSLFFVFYLYNFLRDILHPFIKEGKSVFYKMPIETVNVTLPSVALVMLALVYLPGLCAAYLQLYWGTKYNRFPNWLDRWLTRRKQFGLCSFLCAVLHAVYSLCLPMRKSARYKLLNAAFKQVKQGVEDSWVDEEVWRMELYLSVGIMALGLLSLLAVTSLPSVANAVNWREFSFIQSTLGYCALSMATIHTLLFGWDRAFAPDQYRFHLPPTFVLVLILPMVALLGRLALLLPCVALRLRKIRRGWERSQHIRFTLTDGHSNGLEDVSNV, from the exons ATGCCTGATGACATGGCGAGGCCTTTAGTCCGAGGCAGAGGTGAAGGAGGCGCCTCCAGAAATCTCGAAGCCCTCATGCCTGAACCCGGCGCTCTGGTGATTGGCATCTTGGGCACGGGCGACTTCTCCCGTTCGCTGGCCAGGAGGCTGGTGGCCTCCGGCTACCACGTGGTGGTGGGGAGTCGAAACCCCAAACGCTCTTTGCCTCTGTTCCCAGAGGACGCTGag GTGACGTCTCAGATGGAGGCAGCCACTCAGGCAGACCTGATTTTTATGGCTGTGTTTCCGGAGCATCACTCCACGCTGCTGCAGTTAAAGCCGGCATTAGCGGGGAAGACGCTGGTGGACGTCAGCAATGGTTTGCACCTCAACCGAGATGGGCCTTCAAATGCCAACCAGCTGGCAGATCTGTTTCCAGAAAGTTTTGTAGTGAAAGGGTTCAACACCATATCGGCCTGGACTCTCCAGGTGGGCCCTCGGGATGGAAGCAGGCAG attttcctctgcagtgacaATCCTAATGCCAAGAACTCAGTGATGCAGCTGTGTCGCAGAATGGGCTTTGTCCCTGTGGATATgggcttcctctcctcttctctggaaATCGAAAACCTCCCCTTCTACCTATTTCCCTCCTGGCACATCCCCGTCATCTGTACTCTGTCGCTGTTCTTCGTTTTCTACCTGTACAACTTCCTCCGTGACATCCTGCATCCCTTCATCAAAGAAGGAAAGAGTGTTTTCTACAAAATGCCCATCGAGACTGTCAATGTCACTCTTCCCTCCGTGGCCTTGGTGATGTTAGCGCTGGTCTACCTGCCTGGTCTGTGTGCTGCTTACCTCCAGTTGTACTGGGGCACCAAGTACAATCGCTTCCCCAACTGGCTGGACCGCTGGCTAACCAGGAGGAAGCAGTTTGGACTGTGCAGCTTCCTGTGCGCAGTTCTGCATGCCGTCTACAGCCTGTGTCTCCCCATGAGAAAGTCGGCCCGCTACAAACTGCTCAATGCCGCTTTTAAACAG GTGAAGCAGGGGGTGGAGGACTCGTGGGTGGACGAGGAGGTGTGGAGGATGGAGCTGTACCTCTCGGTGGGCATCATGGCTCTCGGGCTGCTCTCTTTGCTCGCCGTCACCTCGCTGCCCTCTGTGGCCAACGCTGTCAACTGGAGGGAGTTCAGCTTCATACAg TCCACACTAGGTTACTGCGCCTTGTCCATGGCCACCATCCACACGCTCCTCTTCGGCTGGGATCGCGCCTTCGCTCCGGACCAGTACCGCTTCCACCTGCCCCCCACCTTCGTGCTGGTCCTGATCCTCCCGATGGTGGCGCTGCTGGGCCGCCTGGCGCTCCTCCTGCCCTGCGTGGCCCTTCGGCTCCGGAAGATCCGCCGCGGCTGGGAGAGGAGCCAGCACATCCGCTTCACCCTGACGGACGGCCACAGCAACGGGCTGGAGGACGT